The Candidatus Zixiibacteriota bacterium genome has a segment encoding these proteins:
- a CDS encoding sigma-54 dependent transcriptional regulator: MTMRTVVYGDILENSKAIQNLKSDTPGLSESIIWRDEPLPFSSDGIRSVVFVDLDSPFFSSDDFLLSIAASNDDITIVGKMAAPDIDQTIRFSRLGVAEILTPDQCLKRLTAQIEETREKDIDETVPILANKYGIDALIGKSSKMEEIRKTLIVLSEVDFPSALILGETGTGKSLVAKILHNAGLRSIHNLVEVNCSAIPDELFESELFGHVKGAFTDARKDKKGLFEYAQEGTLFLDEVGNLSASAQAKLLKALEDKKFRRVGALAEETINVRVIAATNLHLKDAISAGKFREDLYYRLNLLTIEIPPLRERPDDIQDLVEHFLEYYSSIYKKPRVGIAASALDKMRFHQWPGNTRELCNVIERAVLLAKGKYIRDNDIGAAFSSDRVNLADRQQITIDVPPQGITLREIEKRVVKHVLDTCEWNKSEAAKFLGISRARLRRILEDAGLNQNRRQNRS; the protein is encoded by the coding sequence ATGACGATGCGCACCGTAGTCTACGGCGATATCCTGGAAAACAGCAAGGCGATTCAGAATCTCAAGAGTGATACTCCGGGCCTCTCCGAATCTATCATCTGGCGTGATGAGCCTCTGCCTTTCAGCAGCGATGGAATTCGTTCAGTCGTTTTCGTGGACTTAGACAGTCCCTTCTTTTCATCTGATGACTTCCTGCTCTCGATAGCAGCATCTAATGATGACATAACGATTGTCGGGAAAATGGCAGCGCCCGATATCGATCAGACTATAAGATTTTCGAGACTCGGAGTGGCGGAAATCCTAACACCTGACCAGTGCCTTAAGCGACTTACGGCTCAGATTGAGGAAACTAGAGAGAAAGATATTGATGAGACGGTGCCGATCCTGGCCAACAAGTATGGCATTGATGCGCTGATAGGCAAATCGAGCAAGATGGAAGAAATACGAAAGACACTAATCGTTCTCAGTGAAGTCGACTTTCCCAGCGCATTGATTCTCGGAGAGACCGGGACGGGAAAGAGTCTCGTGGCGAAGATACTGCACAATGCCGGTCTCAGGTCCATCCACAATCTCGTTGAGGTCAATTGCTCCGCGATCCCCGACGAACTATTCGAGTCCGAGCTTTTTGGACACGTAAAGGGTGCGTTCACCGATGCCAGAAAAGACAAGAAGGGTCTTTTCGAATATGCCCAGGAAGGAACTCTTTTCCTGGACGAGGTCGGGAATCTGTCCGCATCAGCGCAGGCGAAATTACTGAAGGCGCTTGAGGATAAGAAATTCCGAAGAGTAGGTGCTCTCGCCGAGGAAACGATTAACGTGAGGGTTATCGCCGCCACAAATCTTCACCTGAAAGATGCCATAAGTGCCGGCAAATTCAGAGAGGATCTATACTATAGACTAAACCTCCTCACAATAGAGATTCCGCCGCTTCGCGAGCGACCGGATGATATCCAGGATCTTGTGGAGCATTTCCTCGAATACTACTCATCAATCTACAAGAAACCGAGAGTCGGAATCGCGGCATCGGCGCTCGATAAAATGCGATTTCACCAGTGGCCCGGCAACACGAGAGAACTCTGCAATGTAATAGAGAGAGCTGTTCTGCTCGCGAAAGGTAAATACATTCGCGACAATGACATCGGGGCAGCCTTCAGCAGCGATAGAGTCAATCTGGCCGACAGGCAGCAGATCACAATTGATGTGCCTCCTCAGGGGATCACTCTGCGCGAAATAGAAAAACGCGTGGTCAAGCATGTGCTCGACACGTGCGAATGGAATAAATCTGAAGCCGCGAAGTTTCTCGGGATATCGCGCGCGCGCCTGAGGCGAATCCTTGAAGACGCCGGATTGAACCAAAACAGACGCCAGAACCGATCCTGA
- a CDS encoding aldo/keto reductase, whose product MPEKNSDYTRRNFLTAAAAGLASAGLAGLSPGVALAQEVEKAGKKEPGIITRQLGKSGPRIPIVSMGAMNSNNPEIIEASFELGIRHFDTAANYQYGRNEQMLGRTIEKMGVRDKVIIGTKVHTPAQRRGLSPKESKQKFIKSVEASLKRLRTDYVDLLYVHDVGDVETIRDGAIQEAVSILKDQKKIRFAGAATHSNMADVINEITAGGFYDVVLTAINFTMADDAALLNSIKNAADKGVSIVAMKTLAGGSRWPNPESRRNYSSTTIARAALKWVMRNESICTCIPGYANYEHMNENFAMASDLEYTDEEKSLLSDNSIILGLGFCRQCRECLASCTSGTDIPTLMRTHMYSAQYSNFHHARMTLDEIPARAGLTNCSSCSECTAKCANTVDIDRRIDELKQMYG is encoded by the coding sequence ATGCCGGAGAAAAACTCAGATTACACCAGGCGGAATTTTCTGACCGCCGCCGCGGCTGGCCTGGCCAGCGCCGGATTAGCTGGACTTTCCCCGGGCGTAGCTCTTGCGCAGGAGGTTGAGAAAGCCGGCAAGAAAGAGCCAGGGATCATCACGAGACAACTTGGGAAAAGTGGCCCTCGAATCCCAATCGTAAGCATGGGGGCGATGAATTCTAATAACCCGGAGATCATAGAAGCTTCCTTTGAACTCGGGATACGTCATTTTGACACGGCAGCCAATTATCAGTACGGTCGAAATGAGCAGATGCTTGGCAGGACAATTGAGAAGATGGGCGTAAGAGACAAAGTGATAATCGGCACCAAGGTCCACACACCGGCTCAGAGACGCGGTCTTTCGCCGAAGGAGTCGAAGCAGAAATTTATCAAGTCGGTCGAAGCCAGTCTCAAGCGGCTCAGGACGGACTATGTTGACCTTCTCTATGTTCACGATGTGGGTGATGTTGAGACAATCAGAGATGGGGCTATTCAAGAGGCGGTGAGCATCCTGAAGGATCAGAAGAAGATCCGGTTTGCCGGGGCGGCCACTCACTCCAATATGGCAGATGTCATCAATGAGATTACTGCCGGTGGATTCTATGATGTAGTCCTGACGGCTATAAACTTCACCATGGCCGATGATGCCGCCTTGCTGAATTCCATTAAGAACGCTGCAGATAAAGGCGTTAGCATTGTCGCTATGAAGACATTGGCCGGTGGATCGCGATGGCCGAATCCGGAATCACGAAGGAACTATTCATCGACGACCATAGCGCGTGCCGCTCTCAAATGGGTGATGCGCAACGAGAGCATCTGCACATGCATCCCGGGCTATGCGAACTACGAGCACATGAACGAAAATTTCGCGATGGCCTCCGATCTCGAATACACGGATGAAGAGAAGAGCCTTTTGTCCGACAACAGCATCATTCTGGGTTTAGGATTTTGCCGTCAGTGTCGCGAATGTCTTGCAAGCTGCACGAGCGGGACGGACATACCGACTTTGATGAGAACGCATATGTACTCGGCGCAGTATTCGAATTTCCATCATGCGCGTATGACGCTGGATGAAATCCCGGCTCGTGCCGGGCTGACCAATTGCTCGTCATGCTCGGAATGCACGGCCAAATGTGCCAATACGGTCGATATCGATCGCCGGATCGATGAACTGAAGCAGATGTACGGATAG
- a CDS encoding PAS domain S-box protein, whose amino-acid sequence MLIPESHGAKKSTSNSASDLRRRAEAFLDHLPDSPPSLGPEDIRTLVHELSVHQIELDIQNEELRAAQIALVESRDKFSDLYDFAPVGYLALSEKGLIVQANLTITEMLGIDRTGIINRPFSQFVFDCDQDEYYMLFARLHQTETTQSCELQLKRSNEDVLVALVKGRTVRDRENTCNHVNLCISDITETKLAKEISRVNDELEKRVEKRTNELTISNRELDSFAYSVSHDLRAPLRAIDGFSHTLEMEYAPKLDREGKRLLDIIRRNAKCMGKLIDELLAFSRLGRREVNRSRIDMHKLATEAFEQLNQNNRDRKIHCEIDAIPHAFGDETLIREVFLNLLSNAIKFTKPREVAEIRIEGAASGSEIVYSVCDNGVGFDQKYSGKLFKVFERLHDVSDFEGSGIGLALVERIVQRHGGRIWAESRLGEGAKFSFTLQAANK is encoded by the coding sequence ATGCTGATTCCGGAATCACATGGGGCGAAGAAGAGCACTTCGAATAGCGCTTCTGATCTTCGGCGCCGAGCCGAGGCTTTTCTTGATCACCTTCCAGATTCTCCTCCAAGCTTAGGTCCGGAAGACATTCGCACCCTTGTGCACGAGCTGAGTGTTCACCAGATCGAGCTCGATATCCAGAATGAGGAACTGCGCGCTGCCCAGATAGCGCTTGTCGAATCGAGAGACAAGTTCTCAGATCTATACGACTTCGCACCGGTAGGATATCTTGCGCTGTCCGAGAAGGGACTAATCGTTCAGGCAAATCTCACGATTACCGAGATGCTGGGGATTGACCGCACCGGGATCATAAATCGGCCATTCTCTCAATTTGTCTTCGATTGTGATCAGGATGAATACTACATGCTTTTCGCACGGCTGCATCAAACTGAGACGACTCAGAGTTGCGAATTGCAGTTGAAGAGATCAAACGAAGATGTCCTTGTTGCGCTTGTCAAGGGGAGGACCGTAAGAGATCGCGAAAATACGTGCAATCATGTTAACCTCTGCATTTCGGATATCACCGAGACAAAGCTGGCAAAAGAGATCAGTAGAGTAAACGACGAACTGGAGAAACGGGTAGAGAAGCGAACTAACGAACTCACCATCTCCAATAGAGAACTCGATTCTTTTGCGTACTCTGTTTCACACGATCTGCGGGCGCCATTGCGGGCTATTGATGGATTTTCCCATACACTAGAAATGGAGTATGCGCCAAAATTAGACCGTGAAGGAAAACGGCTACTCGATATCATACGTAGGAATGCCAAATGTATGGGCAAGCTTATAGATGAGTTGCTTGCGTTTTCTCGCCTTGGTCGAAGGGAAGTCAATCGATCCCGCATAGACATGCATAAGCTGGCAACAGAGGCTTTCGAGCAACTTAACCAGAACAATCGTGACAGGAAGATACATTGCGAAATAGACGCTATTCCGCATGCTTTCGGCGACGAAACCCTGATCCGCGAAGTATTCCTCAACTTGCTTTCGAATGCAATCAAGTTCACAAAGCCTCGCGAAGTCGCCGAGATACGAATAGAGGGCGCCGCGTCCGGTAGTGAAATCGTTTACTCAGTCTGTGACAACGGCGTAGGCTTCGACCAGAAGTATTCCGGCAAGCTGTTCAAAGTATTCGAGCGACTTCATGATGTATCTGACTTCGAAGGTTCGGGCATCGGGCTCGCGCTGGTGGAGAGAATAGTTCAACGGCATGGTGGGCGAATTTGGGCAGAATCGAGACTTGGTGAGGGAGCTAAGTTTTCGTTTACGCTGCAGGCTGCAAATAAGTAA